The region GCGCGGGATCCTAGCTGACCTGCGGAAACTCGCACCCGTCGATGAGGGGGAGGACTCGGTCAATGACATCACTCGTCAGCGAGAGAAGCGCCGAGCCGAAGCCCGGGAGCAAGCCTCAGGTGAGTGACGGTCCGGTCTACGGGCACCAGCGGCCGCGTCTCCTGACCGTGCCCGGGCGTGCCCTGACCAGCGCCGGTCAGGAAGCCGTCGACCTGGCGGCACGGGCCGGGCTGATGCTCGATCCGTGGCAGCGGTTCGTCCTCGATGAGGGCATGGGCGAGAAGGCGGACGGCAACTGGTCCTCGCCCGAGGTGTGCGTCAACGTCCCGCGGCAGTGCGGCAAGGGCGGGATCATCGAAGCCAGGGAGCTATGGGGGCTGTACGTCGGCGGCGAGCAGTTGATCCTGCACAGCGCCCATGAGTTCAAGACGGCGAAGAACGCGTTCAAGCGGATCGAGCGCCTGATCCGATCAACTCCTGACCTGCACAAACGCGTCAAACGGTACTGGCAAACCGTCGGGGAAGAAGGCATCGAGCTGCACACCGGGCAGCTGCTGCGTTTCATTGCCCGCTCGGGCGGCTCGGGGCGGGGCTTCACTGCGGACTGCATCGTGCTCGACGAGGACATGATCCTTGGCGACGACGCGATGGCCGCGCTGGCGCCGACGCTGGCCGCTGTCGACAACCCGCAGACCTGGTATCTCGGGTCGGCCGGGATCGGGCATCAGTCGGTGCAGCTCGGCAGGCTACGCCGCCGGGCCTTGGCCGCGCTGGAGTCGGGCGACCCGGATCCGACGCTGGCCTACTTCGAGTGGTCGATCGACGAGCACCGGGACGAGTGCGGGCAGGGCTGTACGGAGCATGACGACGTGGCGGCGCCCGAGTCGGTGCTGAAGGCCAACCCGGCGGTCGGGTACCGGCTGACGTTGGAGAAGTGCGCGAACGAGCGGCTGACGCTGGGCGACACGCTGTTCGCCCGTGAGCGGCTCGGTGTCGGGGTGTACCCGTCCGACGTGGCCGATACCTGGCAGGTCATCGGGGAGGACGCCTGGCGGGCGCTGGCGGCGGCTGAGAGCGCGCCGTCGGATCCCCTGGCGTTCGCCATCGACATGACCCCCGAGCGGTCTCACAGCGCGATCGGCGTAGCCGGAGTCTCTGGGGTCGTAACGCATGTGGAAGTGGTCGACCATCAGCCGGGTACCGGGTGGGTGTTTGAGCGGGCCTGCGAGCTGCAGGAACGCCACAACCCCCGCTGCTGGGTGGTGGACGAGGGCGGTCCGGCTGGCTCCCTGATACCGGAGTTGCGTAAACGGGGACTGAACGTGATCTCTCCCAAGACGCGGCAGATCGCGCAGGCGTGCGGTCAGTTCTACGACGCGGTGGCCGAGCAGTCCATCGTGCACATCGACAACGCGCCCCTGGCGGCTGCTCTGGCGGGCGCGCAGCAGCGTCCCCTGGGCGACGCTTGGGCGTGGGCCCGGCGGGGCGTGTCCGTGGATATCAGCCCGCTGGTGGCCGTGACGCTGGCCAAGTGGGGCCTTGAGGCCGAGCTGGACGACGAAGAGCCCGGCGACATCCTGAACGCAGTGTGGTGAGGAGTGGGCGCATGAGCTGGTGGTGGCCATTCCGCCGCAGGGAACAGCAGCGGGCGATCACGTATCAGGACGTGTGGGGATCCGGGGGCGACCCGGCCGTGCTGCGCGGAGGATCCCAGGAACGGGCGCTGCGCCTGGCCCCTGTGTACGCCGCTACGCGGCTACTGGCGGACTCGGTGGCCTCCCTGCCCATCCGGTCCTACGCGGCCGCCGGGGAGGCACGTAGGCCCATTTCGACGCCATCCCTGTTCGTGCGGCCCGCAGCGATCGGCACGCGGTACGACTGGTTGCACCGGGCGATGACGTCGCTGACGCTGCGGGGTAACGCCTACGGGCTGATCGTGGCGTGGGACCGCACGGGCTGGCCCTCTCAGATCGAGTGGCTGCATCCCGATGACGTGAGTATCGAGGACAACTTCGCACCGCATCCGGTCTGGTACTACAAGGGGCGGCGCCTGGACGAGGGGCAGATGTTTCACGTCCCGGCCTACACGCTGCCCGGCCAGACCCTGGGGCTGTCACCGATCCAGCAGTTCGCGCTCACCACGGACACCGGATTGCTGGCGCAGCAGTTCGGGCGGGACTGGTTCGCCAACGGGTCGACCCCGGCCGCCGTGCTGGAGACCGACCGTGAGGTCCAGGCCGAGGCGGCGACCATCCTGAAGGCCCGCTTCGAGCAGGCCGCCGAGGGGCGGGGCGTCGCAGTGCTGGGGCTGGGCACGAAGTACAAGCCCATCTCCGTCCCGGCGGAAGAGTCGCAGTTCCTGGAGACCATCAAGGCGTCGGCGAACCAGATCGCCGCGATCTACGGGGTCCCACCCGAGAAGATCGGTGGTACGACCGGCAACAGCCTGACCTACTCGACGGTCGAGCAGAACAGCCTCGACCTGCTGACGTGGACGCTGCGCCCGTGGCTGGCCCGGCTGGAAGAGGCACTGTCCCTGCTGCGCCCGCCGGATGAGTCGGTGAAGTTCAACGCGGACGCCATGCTCCGCACCGACACCCTCACCCGTTACCGGGCGCACTCGATCGCCCGCCGGATCGGGCTGAACAGCATCGACGAGCTACGGGCTCTTGAAGACGAACAGCCCCTGCCGGACGGGCAGGGCCAGGACTACACCCCACTGGGCGGACTGCCCCCGGACGGAAGCGAGAACCCATGAGCGGCGCCTCAGAGCGCCGGTTCACGCGCGGCCTGGTCGAGGTCCGCGCCGCCGGCGAGACACGCACCATCGGCGGCTACGCCGCGAAGTTCAATGCCCTGTCGCGGAACCTGGGCGGATTCGTCGAGCGGATCGACCCCGGGTTCTTCGCGAAGTCCGAGGGGGACGGCTGGCCCGAGGCCATGGCCCGCTACAACCACGACGACAACATGCTGCTGGGCACCACCGAGGGCGGGACGCTGCGGCTGGCCGTGGACAGCACCGGGCTGGACTACAGCGTGGACGTGCCGCAGGCCCGCGGGGACGTGTACGAGCTCGTCCAGCGCGGCGACGTGCGCCGCTCCAGCTTCGCGTTCTACACCTTCGAGGACGACTGGGGCATGACCGAGCAGGGCTTCGCGGTGCGGACGCTGCTGTCCGGCCAGCTGGTCGACGTGGCCCCGGTGAACACCCCCGCGTACCTGGACACCTCGACGGGGCTGCGGTCGCTGGCCGAGCAGGTGGGCGCCGAGCTGGAGGAAGTGCGCGCGGCGGCCGCAGAGGACGACCTGACGAAGTTCCTGGCCAAGCCCAAGGAGACCGTCGTCATCGATCTCAAGGGCGAGCCGACAGAGATCGCGCACATGCTCCGGGGAGCAATCCTGGAGGTCAAGAGGACTTCAGCGCCGAACGGGCAGGGCGACCCCCACCCGCTCGTTGCTGTGCGGCAGCGGCGCGCCGCGCTCTACCAGCGCCGCACCTTCTGAGGCAGGGCGACACCCACCTCGACACCACATCCACCAGACACCCCTCGGCACGAGCCGCGCGGGTGTCGTCGTCATGCCCGGAGGGCAACAGTGAGCAACGTCGTCAAGCGGCTGCAGGAACGCCGCGCGAACGTCTGGGAGCAGGCCAAGGCCCTGCTCGACAAGGCCGAGGGCGAGAACCGCGACCTCACCGCCGAGGAAGAGACCACCTACCAGAAGCTGAACGGCGACCTGGACGCCATCGACGCCCGGGTCAAGGACATGGTCGAGGCCGAGCAGCGGAGCAAGGACGCCGACGCGGCGTTCGCCGCCCTGCTCGACAGGCCGGCCGGCGCACGGCAGCAGCCGCGGGAGGAGGACTCCGAGCTTCGCCGCTTCGCCCGCGGTGAGCTCCGGTCCATCGATATCCGCCCCGAGGGCCCGGTCAACTTCCGTGACCTGGTCAAGGGCACCGCGACGGCGGGCGGCAACACCGTGCCCACCACCTTCTATGGCCAGTTGGTCGCGCACCTGATCGAGGTGTCCGGCGTCCTGATGGCCAACCCGACCGTGCTCAACACCGCCTCGGGCGAGAGCATGGAGGTGCCGGTCACGACCGCCCACTCCACCGCGGCGATCACCTCCGAGGGCGGGACGATCACCGAGTCGGACCCGGCGTTCGCCAAGCGGACCCTGGGCGCCTACAAGTACGGCGTCCTGATCCAGGCGTCCAGCGAGCTCCTGACCGACACCGGTGTCGACCTGGAGGGCTACCTGTCCATGCAGGCCGGCCGAGCGCTCGGCAACGCCCTGGGCGCCCACCTGGTGACCGGCGACGGATCCTCCAAGCCGACTGGCGTCGTCACCTCGGCGTCCACCGGCAAGACCGGCGGCACCGGGGTGGTGGGCGCGTTCACCGCGGACGACCTGATCGACCTGTTCTACAGCGTCATCGCCCCGTACCGGAACAGCCCCGCGTGCGGCTGGATGATGCGGGACGCCACCATGGGTGCCGCCCGGAAGCTGAAGGACGGCCAGGGTCAGTATCTGTGGCAGCCGTCTCTGCAGCTCGGTGTCCCGGACACCCTGCTGGGCAAGCCGGTGTACACCGACCCGAACGTGGCCGCCGTCGCCACCTCGGCCAAGTCCGTGGTCTTCGGTGACTTCTCCGCGTACTTCGTCCGCATGGCGGGCGGGGTGCGGTTCGAGCGGTCGGACGACTTCGCGTTCAACTCCGACCTGACCACGTTCCGGGCGATCATCCGCGCGGACGGCCTGACCGTCGACCAGACCGGCGCGCTGAAGGTCTTCGCCGGCGCTGGCACCTGATCCCACCGGGGCGGCCCTCGTATCAGGGGGCCGCCCCCTGCTCGAAGGAGGAGCGATGAAGGTCCGGATGAAGGCGACCATCTCCGGTACGCGCGATGGCGAGCCGTGGCCCCAGCGGGGCGGAGTCGTCGACCTGCCCAAGGAGGAGGCCGAGCACCTGATCGGTGCTGGCCTGGCCGAGAACGCCGCGAACGGTGAGCTGGTCGAGGAGACCGCCACAGTCAAGGCGGCCCCGGAGACGGCTACGCCGAAGCGCGGCCGGTCCGCCAAGTAGGGAGGGTCGCATGGCGCTGCTGACCCTGGACGAGGCGAAAGCCCAGTTGAACCTCACCACGGTCACGCATGACGTGGAGCTGCAGGCATACGTCGACTCGATCACCGCGATGGTCGAGTGGTACGTGGGCCCGGTGGAGCCCCAGTCGGTCACCGAGACAGTGAACGGGCGGCGGGGCACCCTGTGCCTTACGCGCATCCCGGTCGTGTCTCTGACTTCGTTCACCCCGATTCTCACCGGCGGGACAGCCTTGACGGTCGCTGACGTGACGGTGGATCCCCTGACGGGCGTGGTCCGGCGGAAGGACGGCGGGACGTTCTGCGGTGGCCCTTGGACGGCCGCCTACACGGCCGGGCGGGACGCTGTCCCGCCCACGCTTAACCTCGCCGCCCGCATGCTGATTCAGCACCTGTGGCGCACCCAGCAGGGACCGGGGCGCCCGGGCCTGGGCGGCGCGGATGACTTCGACGTCACCCAGCCCGTGCCCGGCTTCGGCTACGCGGTGCCCAACCGCGTGCTGCAGCTGCTCCAGCCGTACCGGCTCCCGCCGGGGGTGGCGTAGATGGCGACCTCCCGCGTGCCCGCGGCGATCGAGGCGCTGCTGGCCATCTGGCGGGCAGCGCCTGACCTGGCCGGGGTGCAGATCCTCGACGGGCCGCCGGTCGTCGACCAGGCCGCCGCCGACTACCTGTTGGTGGGCTGGTCGCCCAACACCGAGCTGTCGGTGGAGTTCACCCAGGACTTCAACGCGGCCGGCGCCCGCACCCGGGATGAGGAGTTCAGCATCCTCTGCTACCTCGAAACCTGGACCGGCGACAGCGATGTGGCCGCCCGCAGGACCCGGGCGTTCGAGCTCCTCGCCGTGTGCGAGGAGACGGTCCGCGCGTCGGGCTCCAACCCGACAGCACCGACCCTCAACGGCGCGGTGCTGTGGGCGGAGATCGCATCCGGGTCGCTCATACAGGCCAGCACCGACAAGGGCGTGCGCGCCGCGATCCCGTTCGTCGTCACCTGCCGCGCCCGCATCTGACCCATCCCCACCCCCATTCGCAAGGAGTACGTCATGTCGCGTGTGCGCTTCATCGGCCCGGAGCCGGTGACGGTGCCCGAGCTCGGCGACCGGCTGGTCCAGCCGGACGAGGTCATCGAGGTGCCGGACGCCCGGCACGAAGGCTACGTCTGCCAGCCCACCAACTGGGAGTCCGTGGAGGAGCCCGGCGCGAAGGCGGCCGCGGCGAAGAAGACCGCGGCCAAGCCGCCGCAGAAGGAGGACTGATCCATGGCGATCGGATCCGGGCTCGGCGCCCAGCTCGGCATCAGCGCCGAGTCCGCCTACGGCACGTTCGTCGCGCCGACGCAGTTCATCGAGTTCACCAAGGAGTCGCTGGTCCTCAAGAAGACCACGGCTCAGTCCGCGGGGATCGCGGCCGGGCGGCTGCTGGCACTGTCGTCGCGGCGGGTGCTGACCCGCCGGGAGGTCTCCGGCAGCATCGAACTGGAGGTCACCAACAAGGCCATGGGCCTGTTCCTCCAGGCGCTTATGGGCACGAGCGTCACGCCGGTGCAGCAGGCCACCTCGACCGCGTACCTTCAGGCGCACGTCCTAGCCGACACCGCGGGGAAGTCGTTGACGATCCAGAAGGGCGTTCCCCTCACGACCGGGGCGGTGACCGACAAGTCGTTCCTGGGCTGCAAGGTCACCAGCGGTGAGTTCTCGTGCGAGGTGGGCGGCATGCTCACCGGCTCGTTCGAGTTCGACGGCAAGGACTGTGACGAGACGCAGACCCTGGCCACCGCGTCCTATCCGTCGATGTCGCCGTTCCACTTCGGGCAGATGAGCATCAAGGCGGGGAGCTTCGGCACGGAGACCGCGCTGGATGGCGTCCGCAAGGTCAGCGTGAAGATCGAGCGGCCGCAGGCAGTCGAGCGGTTCTATGCCGGTCAGGCGGGGCTGAAGAAGGAGCCGATCTCCAACGACCAGGTGAAGATCACCGGGACGCTGGAATCGGACTACGTGGCCACCACGCTGGACGACCTCCACACCTCCGACGCCGCGACGTCCCTGGTGTGGGAGTTCACCGGGGCGAACATCGCCAGCACGTACTACGACACGTTCCGGGTCACACTGCCCGCGATCCGGCTGGACGAGGGCCCCCCGGTGGTGGATGGCTTCGACGTGGTCAAGCCGTCGTACAACTTCACCGCGTTGTACGACGGAACGAATCAGCCCAAGATCGAGTACATCTCGACGGACGCCACGCTGTGAGGTGACCTGATGGTCGCCGACGTCCGCATCACCAACACCGGCAGCCTGCTCGAGTTGCAGCGGCGCCTGCGGGCTGCCGGTCACGAGAACATCCGCGCGTCCATGCAGCGCCGTATCCGTCGCGCGGCCGAGCCGCTGAAGGACGACCTGCAGAACACGATCCGGTCGCTGCCCATCACCTCGGGCGGGCGCCGTACCCGGCCGGGCGGACCGTCCCCGACGTCGCGGCCGCTGCGCGCGACGATCGCTGGGGCGATCCGGATCAGCGTCCGGGTGGCCGGGAATCCCGGGGCGCGGGTGTGGGTCGACAAGGGCGCACTGCCGCCAGACCTGAGAACCGCTAAGTCAGATATGGCGACAGTGATCAACACTGGCCGGATCCGGCACCCCGTGTTCGGCAACAAGCGCCGATGGGTCCAGCAGAACGCCACCCCGCTGTGGTGGGACAACACGGTCCGCGCGCACCGCGGCCGCATGGAACGCGAAGTCGCGCACGTCCTGGACGACGTGCGGCGCCGCCTCGAATAGGAGCAACCCCCATGATCGTCTCGTACACGCACGCCGACGGCACGGTCGAGTCCGTCTCCACGGACGACCTGTCGGCGATCGAGTCCGCCGTCATCGAGTCGGCCACCGGCATGGAGTGGGACGCCGTCGACACCGCGCTGCGCTCCCAGAACCCCACGGCCATGCGCGCGGTGCTGTGGGTGAACCGCAAGCGCAGCGTGCCCACCCTCAAGTTCAGCGACTTCGACCTGGCCGGGTGGAAGCGGCGCACCAAGGCC is a window of Streptomyces violaceusniger Tu 4113 DNA encoding:
- a CDS encoding phage terminase family protein, which produces MLDPWQRFVLDEGMGEKADGNWSSPEVCVNVPRQCGKGGIIEARELWGLYVGGEQLILHSAHEFKTAKNAFKRIERLIRSTPDLHKRVKRYWQTVGEEGIELHTGQLLRFIARSGGSGRGFTADCIVLDEDMILGDDAMAALAPTLAAVDNPQTWYLGSAGIGHQSVQLGRLRRRALAALESGDPDPTLAYFEWSIDEHRDECGQGCTEHDDVAAPESVLKANPAVGYRLTLEKCANERLTLGDTLFARERLGVGVYPSDVADTWQVIGEDAWRALAAAESAPSDPLAFAIDMTPERSHSAIGVAGVSGVVTHVEVVDHQPGTGWVFERACELQERHNPRCWVVDEGGPAGSLIPELRKRGLNVISPKTRQIAQACGQFYDAVAEQSIVHIDNAPLAAALAGAQQRPLGDAWAWARRGVSVDISPLVAVTLAKWGLEAELDDEEPGDILNAVW
- a CDS encoding phage portal protein, which gives rise to MSWWWPFRRREQQRAITYQDVWGSGGDPAVLRGGSQERALRLAPVYAATRLLADSVASLPIRSYAAAGEARRPISTPSLFVRPAAIGTRYDWLHRAMTSLTLRGNAYGLIVAWDRTGWPSQIEWLHPDDVSIEDNFAPHPVWYYKGRRLDEGQMFHVPAYTLPGQTLGLSPIQQFALTTDTGLLAQQFGRDWFANGSTPAAVLETDREVQAEAATILKARFEQAAEGRGVAVLGLGTKYKPISVPAEESQFLETIKASANQIAAIYGVPPEKIGGTTGNSLTYSTVEQNSLDLLTWTLRPWLARLEEALSLLRPPDESVKFNADAMLRTDTLTRYRAHSIARRIGLNSIDELRALEDEQPLPDGQGQDYTPLGGLPPDGSENP
- a CDS encoding HK97 family phage prohead protease produces the protein MSGASERRFTRGLVEVRAAGETRTIGGYAAKFNALSRNLGGFVERIDPGFFAKSEGDGWPEAMARYNHDDNMLLGTTEGGTLRLAVDSTGLDYSVDVPQARGDVYELVQRGDVRRSSFAFYTFEDDWGMTEQGFAVRTLLSGQLVDVAPVNTPAYLDTSTGLRSLAEQVGAELEEVRAAAAEDDLTKFLAKPKETVVIDLKGEPTEIAHMLRGAILEVKRTSAPNGQGDPHPLVAVRQRRAALYQRRTF
- a CDS encoding phage major capsid protein, with product MSNVVKRLQERRANVWEQAKALLDKAEGENRDLTAEEETTYQKLNGDLDAIDARVKDMVEAEQRSKDADAAFAALLDRPAGARQQPREEDSELRRFARGELRSIDIRPEGPVNFRDLVKGTATAGGNTVPTTFYGQLVAHLIEVSGVLMANPTVLNTASGESMEVPVTTAHSTAAITSEGGTITESDPAFAKRTLGAYKYGVLIQASSELLTDTGVDLEGYLSMQAGRALGNALGAHLVTGDGSSKPTGVVTSASTGKTGGTGVVGAFTADDLIDLFYSVIAPYRNSPACGWMMRDATMGAARKLKDGQGQYLWQPSLQLGVPDTLLGKPVYTDPNVAAVATSAKSVVFGDFSAYFVRMAGGVRFERSDDFAFNSDLTTFRAIIRADGLTVDQTGALKVFAGAGT
- a CDS encoding head-tail connector protein, with product MALLTLDEAKAQLNLTTVTHDVELQAYVDSITAMVEWYVGPVEPQSVTETVNGRRGTLCLTRIPVVSLTSFTPILTGGTALTVADVTVDPLTGVVRRKDGGTFCGGPWTAAYTAGRDAVPPTLNLAARMLIQHLWRTQQGPGRPGLGGADDFDVTQPVPGFGYAVPNRVLQLLQPYRLPPGVA
- a CDS encoding phage tail tube protein — its product is MAIGSGLGAQLGISAESAYGTFVAPTQFIEFTKESLVLKKTTAQSAGIAAGRLLALSSRRVLTRREVSGSIELEVTNKAMGLFLQALMGTSVTPVQQATSTAYLQAHVLADTAGKSLTIQKGVPLTTGAVTDKSFLGCKVTSGEFSCEVGGMLTGSFEFDGKDCDETQTLATASYPSMSPFHFGQMSIKAGSFGTETALDGVRKVSVKIERPQAVERFYAGQAGLKKEPISNDQVKITGTLESDYVATTLDDLHTSDAATSLVWEFTGANIASTYYDTFRVTLPAIRLDEGPPVVDGFDVVKPSYNFTALYDGTNQPKIEYISTDATL